A single region of the Massilia sp. erpn genome encodes:
- a CDS encoding McrB family protein, whose amino-acid sequence MKSASSKIEEKDLISEIAENDPILLKTRTLLSDGFAGVILFGPPGTSKTWYARQIAAHLVDGKNKRVSFIQFHPAYQYEDFIEGYAPGKNGKFQLTEKVFLDLCKKASKDYPDENCVLVIDEFSRCDVGRVFGEALTYLEKGKRGVPFKLASGREVLIPANIIILATMNPWDRGVDELDAALERRFARISLEPDLDLLKIVLDKNKVEAALQEKVVAFFNVVKKHENPLARIGHAYFSGVTDENSIIRLWDHQLSFHFEKAFRLDMQSYEKLKEIWNKNFKT is encoded by the coding sequence ATGAAAAGCGCTTCATCGAAAATCGAGGAAAAAGATCTTATATCAGAAATTGCTGAGAACGATCCAATTTTACTTAAAACAAGAACATTACTATCGGATGGGTTTGCCGGCGTTATTTTATTCGGACCACCCGGAACGAGCAAAACATGGTACGCCAGGCAAATAGCCGCTCACCTTGTCGATGGCAAAAATAAACGCGTTAGCTTTATACAATTTCACCCCGCATATCAGTATGAAGATTTTATAGAAGGGTACGCTCCGGGTAAAAATGGAAAATTTCAATTAACGGAAAAAGTATTTTTAGATTTGTGCAAAAAAGCATCTAAAGATTACCCTGATGAAAATTGTGTCCTTGTTATTGATGAATTTAGTCGATGCGACGTCGGCCGGGTCTTTGGGGAAGCCTTAACCTATTTGGAAAAAGGCAAGAGAGGTGTGCCATTTAAATTGGCTTCAGGTCGAGAGGTTTTGATTCCTGCCAATATAATTATATTGGCTACCATGAACCCATGGGACCGTGGCGTGGACGAGCTTGATGCCGCTTTGGAGCGAAGATTTGCTCGCATTTCTCTGGAGCCCGATCTGGATCTACTTAAAATTGTTTTGGACAAAAACAAGGTTGAAGCAGCATTACAAGAAAAAGTGGTTGCATTCTTTAATGTTGTGAAGAAACATGAGAATCCACTTGCACGCATTGGCCATGCATATTTTAGTGGTGTGACGGATGAGAATTCAATTATTCGTCTTTGGGATCATCAACTTAGTTTTCATTTCGAAAAGGCATTTCGCTTAGATATGCAATCGTATGAAAAATTAAAGGAAATCTGGAATAAAAATTTTAAAACTTGA
- a CDS encoding DUF1249 domain-containing protein, giving the protein MDLYKENYRKLLQLLPVLHDINGPARLTALGYSDVNIDVIERHKHRLVLRMSHYLERLHGSAIPDPDMTVEVFLAAETVGALTYTDCFGSRKVFCPELMAFSPLVKAELNSFLSQWLTKMIDDGREQSQPEQKTTVI; this is encoded by the coding sequence ATGGATCTTTACAAAGAAAACTATCGCAAGCTGCTTCAACTTTTGCCCGTTTTGCATGACATTAACGGGCCTGCCAGGCTCACAGCGCTCGGCTACAGCGATGTCAATATCGATGTGATCGAGCGACACAAACATCGTCTGGTGCTTCGCATGAGCCACTATCTGGAACGGTTGCATGGCTCGGCTATCCCCGATCCCGATATGACCGTTGAAGTGTTCTTGGCGGCGGAGACGGTAGGCGCGCTGACGTACACCGATTGCTTCGGTTCGCGGAAAGTGTTTTGCCCCGAACTGATGGCATTCAGCCCATTGGTCAAAGCAGAGTTGAACAGCTTCCTCAGCCAATGGTTGACTAAGATGATTGACGATGGGCGCGAACAGTCGCAGCCGGAACAGAAAACAACGGTCATTTAG
- a CDS encoding GIY-YIG nuclease family protein — translation MGKSIRIYLPNETVAGIRHAEIANWTGQALACPRSLFNELREWPEVQRPGVYILFGVNDETGTETAYIGEAEVLADRLHNHLSGKAFWSDLVSFSSKDENLTKAHVRYLEARLVSMAGDAKRYQLENSVAPALPSLPRADRDAMEEFLAFAKTLLGVLGHRLLDPLVVRENSIAPGIAALISNIPTPAAKVLEPSSVFHLRVSGLHARAVWTDEGMVVFEGSDAALTPASSLTGGAVALRHTLIASGVLANSNEKMVFKRDHMFKTASQAAGIVTGYSINGRDNWKLDNGMTFKQYFESGLDLV, via the coding sequence ATGGGTAAGAGCATAAGGATCTATCTGCCTAATGAAACAGTAGCCGGCATTCGCCATGCCGAGATAGCAAATTGGACTGGGCAGGCGCTTGCCTGCCCGCGTTCGCTTTTCAACGAGTTGCGCGAGTGGCCTGAGGTCCAGCGTCCTGGCGTTTATATACTGTTTGGGGTGAATGATGAAACCGGGACGGAGACTGCATATATCGGCGAAGCTGAAGTGCTCGCTGATCGCTTACACAATCATCTGTCTGGGAAGGCGTTCTGGTCCGACTTGGTTAGTTTCAGTAGCAAGGACGAAAACCTTACAAAGGCCCACGTGCGCTATTTGGAGGCACGTTTGGTGTCGATGGCGGGTGATGCAAAACGCTATCAGCTTGAAAACAGCGTGGCACCGGCACTCCCGTCTTTACCTAGAGCGGATCGAGATGCAATGGAGGAGTTCTTAGCTTTTGCCAAGACCCTATTGGGGGTATTGGGACATCGCCTGTTAGACCCGCTTGTCGTTCGTGAAAACTCCATCGCCCCTGGAATTGCCGCCTTGATCAGCAACATTCCCACGCCTGCAGCCAAGGTTCTTGAGCCGTCTTCTGTTTTTCATCTTCGGGTAAGCGGCCTACATGCCCGAGCTGTCTGGACCGATGAAGGCATGGTGGTGTTTGAAGGCTCAGATGCAGCCCTAACACCTGCTTCGAGTCTTACCGGTGGTGCTGTCGCATTGAGACACACGCTGATTGCCTCTGGGGTGCTTGCAAACTCGAACGAAAAGATGGTATTCAAACGAGACCATATGTTCAAAACCGCATCACAAGCGGCCGGAATAGTCACGGGATACTCTATCAACGGGCGAGACAACTGGAAGCTCGATAATGGCATGACGTTCAAGCAGTATTTTGAAAGCGGCCTTGACCTTGTCTAG